The following proteins are encoded in a genomic region of Macrobrachium nipponense isolate FS-2020 chromosome 44, ASM1510439v2, whole genome shotgun sequence:
- the LOC135203979 gene encoding uncharacterized protein LOC135203979, translating to MKQVDDGNVITATIPTSSSSSFHPTPPPSAILPHSPHPPTSSTLSSSSSSSSLFCNSSSTSSSFCNSSSTFYSSYSASSSSSPPPPPAILPPRPIPPFLFILLLLLLLFFQILPILLLRLLYSSSTSYSSSSSSSSSPPTNPSPPKSLSIAEVP from the coding sequence ATGAAACAGGTGGACGACGGCAATGTCATTACTGCTACTatacccacctcctcctcctcctccttccaccccactcctcctccttctgctattcttcctcattctcctcatcctcctacctcctccactctatcctcctcttcctcctcctcttccttattCTGCAATTCTTCCTCCACTTCTTCCTCATTCTGCAATTCTTCCTCCACCTTCTATTCCTCCtattctgcctcctcctcctcctcccctcctcctcctcctgctattCTTCCTCCACGTCCTATTCCtcctttcctcttcatcctcctcctcctccttctcctattCTTCCAAATACTCcctatcctcctcctccgccttctgtattcttcctccacctcctattcctcctcctcctcctcctcctcctccccacccaccaatCCATCCCCCCCGAAATCCCTGTCTATTGCGGAAGTCCCCTGA